One genomic region from Chthonomonas calidirosea T49 encodes:
- the groL gene encoding chaperonin GroEL (60 kDa chaperone family; promotes refolding of misfolded polypeptides especially under stressful conditions; forms two stacked rings of heptamers to form a barrel-shaped 14mer; ends can be capped by GroES; misfolded proteins enter the barrel where they are refolded when GroES binds) codes for MAAKMLLYDEEARRALERGAEAVANAVKVTLGPKGRNVVLDKKWGSPTITKDGVTVAKEIELEDPYENMGAQLVKEVASKTNDVAGDGTTTATVLAQAILKEGLRYVAAGGNPLQVKHGIERAVERAVEELKKLAVEVRGDKAKVASVAAIAGNDAEIGQLVADAIERVGQDGVITVEESRSLQTYTEFVDGMQFDKGYISPYFVTDTERMEAVLENPYILIYEKKISSATDLIPLLEKIAQQRRPIVIIAEDVDGDALATLVLNRIRGTLSCAAVKAPGFGDRRKAMLEDIAILTGGKFISEDLGVQLKNVDFSYLGTAEKVIIGKEETTIINGGGTEAAIMGRINQIKRQIEETESSYDKEKLQERLAKLAGGVAVIKVGAATETELKEKKHRFEDALSATRAAVEEGIVPGGGVTLLNVQSALDNLKADTQDEQHGINIVRRALEEPLRQIAENAGFEGSVVVEKVKTLPKGHGFNAATEEYGDMIAAGVIDPVKVTRFALQNAASIASLVLTTEALVVEKPEKKPANGANPPGGMDYEM; via the coding sequence ATGGCTGCAAAAATGTTATTGTATGATGAAGAGGCCCGTCGTGCTCTCGAAAGAGGCGCCGAGGCCGTTGCTAACGCCGTAAAAGTCACCCTTGGCCCCAAAGGCCGAAATGTGGTTCTCGATAAAAAATGGGGTTCCCCCACCATCACCAAAGATGGCGTAACCGTCGCCAAAGAGATCGAGCTGGAAGACCCCTACGAAAACATGGGGGCGCAACTCGTCAAAGAGGTCGCTAGTAAAACCAACGATGTGGCCGGCGACGGTACCACTACCGCCACCGTATTAGCCCAAGCTATTCTTAAGGAAGGCCTCCGCTACGTAGCGGCCGGCGGCAATCCCCTGCAGGTCAAGCATGGTATTGAGCGCGCTGTAGAACGCGCTGTAGAAGAGCTTAAAAAGCTCGCTGTGGAAGTGCGTGGGGATAAAGCCAAGGTCGCTAGCGTCGCCGCTATCGCCGGCAACGACGCTGAGATCGGTCAGCTCGTCGCCGATGCCATTGAGCGTGTTGGACAAGATGGGGTGATCACCGTTGAGGAGAGCCGAAGTCTTCAAACCTACACCGAGTTTGTGGACGGTATGCAGTTCGACAAGGGTTATATCTCCCCTTATTTCGTCACCGACACCGAGCGCATGGAGGCCGTCCTCGAAAATCCCTATATCCTCATCTACGAGAAAAAGATCAGCTCCGCAACTGACCTTATCCCCTTACTGGAGAAGATCGCACAACAGCGCCGACCGATCGTCATCATCGCAGAGGATGTAGATGGAGATGCCTTGGCGACTCTCGTGCTTAACCGCATCCGTGGAACCCTCAGCTGCGCCGCGGTCAAAGCTCCTGGTTTTGGCGACCGGCGCAAAGCTATGCTCGAGGATATCGCCATCCTTACCGGCGGTAAGTTCATCAGCGAAGACCTTGGCGTCCAGCTCAAAAACGTTGACTTCTCCTACCTCGGCACCGCAGAGAAGGTGATCATTGGTAAAGAAGAGACCACTATCATCAATGGGGGCGGCACCGAGGCCGCCATCATGGGGCGTATCAACCAAATTAAACGCCAGATCGAAGAGACAGAAAGCTCCTACGATAAGGAGAAGCTACAAGAGCGCCTCGCCAAACTCGCCGGTGGTGTGGCCGTCATCAAAGTGGGTGCGGCTACCGAAACGGAGCTTAAAGAGAAAAAACACCGCTTTGAGGATGCTCTCAGCGCTACCCGTGCTGCCGTAGAAGAAGGCATTGTGCCTGGGGGTGGCGTTACCTTGTTAAATGTGCAATCGGCCCTCGATAACCTTAAAGCAGATACTCAGGACGAGCAGCACGGCATCAACATCGTCCGGCGCGCTCTCGAAGAACCGCTACGTCAAATCGCTGAGAACGCTGGCTTCGAGGGAAGCGTTGTCGTCGAAAAGGTGAAGACTTTGCCCAAAGGCCACGGCTTCAACGCGGCTACCGAGGAATACGGCGATATGATCGCTGCTGGCGTCATTGACCCCGTAAAGGTAACTCGATTCGCGCTGCAAAATGCCGCATCGATCGCCAGCCTCGTGCTTACCACCGAAGCGTTGGTGGTGGAAAAACCCGAAAAGAAGCCAGCTAATGGCGCCAACCCACCCGGTGGCATGGACTACGAAATGTAA
- the groES gene encoding co-chaperone GroES: protein MGLRPLGDKVVVKPSEEEEKTPGGILLPDTAKKKPQEGKVVAVGNGRILENGEIKPMSVKVGDTVLYAKYGGTEVTIDGQDYVLLDEDQVFAIIEG, encoded by the coding sequence ATGGGTCTGCGTCCTTTGGGTGACAAAGTTGTCGTGAAACCGAGCGAGGAAGAAGAGAAGACTCCTGGCGGTATTCTGTTACCCGATACCGCTAAGAAAAAGCCCCAAGAAGGCAAAGTGGTGGCTGTAGGAAACGGGCGCATCCTCGAAAATGGCGAGATCAAGCCCATGTCCGTTAAGGTCGGTGATACCGTTCTCTATGCCAAATATGGCGGCACCGAAGTTACTATTGATGGCCAAGACTACGTTCTGCTCGATGAAGACCAGGTCTTCGCCATTATCGAGGGGTAG
- a CDS encoding ABC transporter ATP-binding protein, with protein sequence MRLEADAITAGYGGRMVLHAVRLVFQTGEFVGLLGPNGSGKSTLLRVLSGVLPPQSGRVVLDGEVLSQIPAHIRAQKIAFVPQFEPALFDFSALDVVLMGRYPHRGGKGFTGEDYAIARRCMAELDILSLAERPITQLSGGEHRRVLIARALAQEAPLLLLDEPTAHLDITHQIELLQHIQKMVERSQGRVGVIAALHDINQAAEFCERLVLLRAGRVEAYGTPESVLTPAHLRRVYDADIQVGLNPATGRPTLLSVRPARAREACERPHVHLVCGGGSGIAIMGTLIHHGYRVSAGPLNLYDSDQVAAEVLGIEVVLEAPFAPIRQEVCATAKTMMQRADLVCVAPVPIGHGNLPVLNLVQEMQVMGKRVVLLGNERFETRDFTGGKAAQLLAQLCHQGAECYATVEDWLAHEESNQSIENPSYTC encoded by the coding sequence ATGCGCCTAGAGGCCGATGCGATCACTGCTGGATATGGCGGACGGATGGTTCTTCATGCCGTCCGCCTTGTTTTTCAGACAGGGGAGTTTGTAGGGCTTTTGGGGCCGAATGGCAGCGGAAAGTCCACTCTGTTACGCGTGCTCTCCGGGGTTTTACCGCCGCAATCGGGGCGTGTGGTTCTGGATGGAGAGGTTTTATCGCAGATTCCGGCTCATATCCGCGCCCAGAAAATCGCTTTTGTGCCTCAATTCGAGCCAGCCCTGTTCGATTTTAGCGCACTCGATGTGGTGCTGATGGGGCGCTATCCACATCGCGGTGGAAAGGGCTTTACTGGGGAAGATTATGCGATCGCTCGACGTTGTATGGCAGAGTTGGATATTCTTTCCTTGGCCGAGAGACCGATCACCCAGCTCTCAGGAGGCGAGCATCGGCGCGTCCTGATCGCACGCGCTTTAGCTCAAGAAGCTCCTCTTTTGCTTTTAGATGAGCCAACCGCTCATCTCGACATAACGCATCAGATAGAGTTGCTTCAGCATATTCAGAAGATGGTCGAACGTAGTCAAGGTAGGGTAGGTGTTATTGCTGCTCTGCACGATATCAATCAAGCCGCAGAGTTTTGCGAGCGACTTGTATTGCTGCGCGCTGGTCGCGTGGAAGCTTATGGCACGCCGGAGTCGGTACTAACACCGGCACATCTTCGTCGCGTCTACGACGCGGATATACAGGTGGGTCTGAACCCGGCCACCGGTAGGCCTACGCTGTTAAGCGTACGGCCGGCGCGTGCTAGGGAAGCGTGTGAGAGACCTCATGTCCATTTAGTATGCGGCGGTGGGTCGGGGATAGCTATTATGGGCACACTTATTCATCACGGATACAGGGTAAGCGCTGGGCCGCTCAATCTCTATGACAGCGATCAGGTTGCTGCCGAAGTGTTGGGGATAGAGGTTGTATTGGAGGCGCCATTTGCACCAATTCGCCAAGAGGTCTGCGCAACTGCCAAAACGATGATGCAGCGGGCTGACCTCGTGTGTGTAGCGCCGGTTCCCATCGGGCACGGCAATCTGCCTGTGTTGAATTTGGTGCAGGAGATGCAGGTAATGGGGAAGCGGGTTGTGTTGTTGGGCAACGAACGATTTGAAACCCGCGATTTCACAGGGGGAAAAGCCGCGCAGCTTCTGGCACAACTATGCCATCAGGGAGCAGAGTGTTATGCAACGGTGGAGGACTGGCTAGCCCATGAGGAATCAAATCAATCAATAGAAAACCCCTCCTACACTTGCTAA
- a CDS encoding FlgD immunoglobulin-like domain containing protein, translated as MKSGLRQQAILLPMLVLLSLGDSGSPQNSSTPSQTQRFYYTLSQQAITSAGVYDSNGHLIRVLWQMQPTSAGKHTATWNGLDMGDQPAPPGRYHLLVAANFCVYRNVGVIGNSGLPPNAQGHTPASILCVATDQEGNIYTANGWDEAGADFKKWDKYGHSVYDAHFQIRNGKPNGIPYAIAVDKDYLYCTVGGWASPPWNERQQVERFRLSDGQEVPFSGQHLVDGHIQIYEWPSHLLPQNVPPDEAELLKTPLRGIAVDQQNLFVTDLLGNRVWRFDKESGDLLGSFSVPTPRAIAVDPQGHVWVSAEKHEIRVYSATGQQLAVPIHDLSEAVEIAFSPLNKLYVADTGAGQVKIYAIHGLKARRIGALGQKAKAGDRAPDRFFHLTGVAIAPDGSIITTQKEPISGARLAKWSPNGKLQWEQWCTEFVSLGINAPDSPTLFLSMSGHLFHLDDFEHGKSRYVADGLNDPVLYHSDVHGVPRILTFQGRRFLFLPTGDGVQVYRLEGHVLHLAALVGGRDPDATGKSHYWQQPHPSPPQQWTWHDQHGTGHPQMNEILWFKPPGKGTVNVFGMDVDDQGNIWFANLDTHSIWELPKGRLDTHGNPTYDWAKAHEVIPRDVSSLGFDPTMAQRADDGSIYALGWSHTWPSPPNNPFWMGGTTLVRFDKLGRRLWAVPLPEVCPGICFLPGGGCLAGGGRSANIYHYTSNGLLVGKMAPGAAMGNQSGWFDNHACVAVTHNPLDHGWDVFAEDDYVDRIAWYRIEGKIALVNGDSVIVADSLQRPSHETQ; from the coding sequence ATGAAATCGGGGCTTAGACAGCAAGCTATCCTTTTACCTATGCTCGTTCTTTTATCACTTGGCGACTCTGGCTCACCTCAAAACAGCTCTACACCCTCTCAAACCCAGCGTTTTTACTACACCCTTTCTCAGCAGGCCATTACAAGCGCCGGCGTCTATGACAGCAACGGTCATCTCATTCGTGTTCTATGGCAAATGCAGCCCACTTCTGCTGGCAAACATACCGCGACATGGAATGGTCTCGACATGGGCGACCAGCCGGCACCGCCAGGACGCTATCATCTACTGGTAGCTGCTAATTTCTGTGTCTACCGCAATGTAGGTGTCATTGGAAACAGTGGCTTGCCCCCAAACGCCCAAGGACACACGCCAGCTAGTATTCTCTGCGTTGCTACCGATCAGGAGGGAAATATCTACACTGCCAACGGCTGGGACGAAGCCGGCGCCGACTTCAAAAAATGGGATAAATACGGACACTCTGTCTACGATGCCCACTTTCAAATTCGTAACGGAAAGCCTAACGGCATCCCCTACGCAATCGCTGTGGACAAAGACTACCTCTACTGCACCGTAGGTGGATGGGCTTCCCCACCATGGAATGAACGGCAACAGGTCGAGCGCTTTCGCCTTAGCGACGGCCAAGAAGTCCCATTCTCCGGTCAGCATCTCGTGGATGGCCATATCCAAATCTATGAGTGGCCGAGCCACCTTCTTCCTCAAAACGTACCTCCTGATGAAGCGGAGCTCTTAAAAACGCCTTTGCGCGGCATCGCCGTAGATCAGCAGAACCTCTTTGTAACCGACCTTCTCGGCAACCGAGTGTGGCGTTTCGACAAGGAGAGCGGTGATCTTTTGGGCAGCTTCTCGGTGCCTACGCCGCGAGCCATCGCCGTAGATCCACAAGGGCACGTTTGGGTTAGCGCCGAGAAACACGAAATTCGTGTCTACTCCGCTACCGGCCAGCAACTCGCCGTACCTATCCACGATCTATCTGAGGCGGTTGAGATCGCCTTCAGCCCCCTCAATAAACTCTATGTAGCCGACACGGGAGCAGGACAAGTGAAAATATACGCTATCCATGGCCTTAAGGCTCGACGGATCGGTGCCCTTGGTCAGAAAGCAAAAGCAGGCGATCGTGCCCCCGATCGCTTCTTTCATCTCACCGGTGTAGCCATCGCTCCAGATGGTAGCATTATCACCACACAAAAAGAGCCTATCTCCGGCGCCCGACTGGCAAAATGGTCGCCAAACGGCAAGCTGCAGTGGGAACAGTGGTGCACCGAATTCGTTTCGCTTGGCATCAATGCTCCAGATTCCCCTACCCTCTTTCTCTCTATGAGCGGACATCTATTTCATCTCGACGATTTTGAACATGGCAAAAGTCGTTATGTCGCAGATGGTTTGAACGATCCAGTACTGTATCACAGTGACGTTCACGGTGTACCCCGTATCCTTACTTTTCAAGGCCGTCGCTTTCTCTTTCTACCAACTGGAGATGGTGTTCAAGTCTATCGCCTCGAAGGGCATGTACTTCACCTCGCTGCGCTTGTTGGCGGACGCGACCCCGATGCAACAGGCAAGAGCCACTACTGGCAACAACCGCATCCTAGCCCGCCACAACAGTGGACATGGCACGATCAACACGGAACCGGTCACCCACAGATGAACGAGATCCTCTGGTTTAAACCCCCAGGAAAAGGAACGGTTAACGTTTTCGGGATGGATGTGGACGATCAGGGCAACATATGGTTTGCGAACCTCGATACCCATAGCATTTGGGAACTGCCTAAGGGAAGGCTAGACACCCACGGTAATCCCACCTACGACTGGGCTAAAGCACATGAGGTGATTCCACGCGATGTCTCTTCACTCGGGTTCGACCCCACTATGGCACAAAGAGCCGACGACGGCAGCATCTATGCTCTGGGTTGGAGCCACACCTGGCCCTCACCTCCTAATAACCCATTCTGGATGGGTGGTACAACGCTAGTGCGTTTTGATAAGCTCGGTAGGCGGCTTTGGGCTGTGCCGTTGCCCGAGGTCTGCCCAGGCATCTGTTTCCTCCCTGGCGGCGGATGCCTAGCCGGAGGAGGTCGTAGTGCCAACATATATCACTATACGTCGAATGGTCTGCTTGTAGGCAAAATGGCTCCCGGTGCAGCTATGGGCAACCAAAGCGGTTGGTTCGATAATCATGCCTGCGTGGCCGTCACGCATAACCCCCTCGACCACGGTTGGGACGTCTTTGCCGAAGATGATTACGTAGACCGTATCGCCTGGTATCGCATTGAAGGAAAAATAGCACTTGTGAACGGAGATTCGGTAATCGTGGCCGATAGTCTACAAAGACCATCTCATGAAACGCAGTAG
- a CDS encoding phytanoyl-CoA dioxygenase family protein, protein MTEDQRFAFDVQGFLHLRGALTPEELAEYMRWIEEVEKTDVRRLNADEPSRMQHQLNRPVSRVIDADPRFARFLDHEAVEPLLVEILGEDYKHIDNELYYTYPGYPGGEWHRGVRAHPTGHVINGRFLCPMVKVFYCISDVGPNEGEFVVIPGSHRAQFDLDTRGRVDLPAQYIFNDVCAGDIILFNEALLHNGRPNPSQKTRKTIIMNFGREDAGPWPGYAPKPETLEKVTPRQRRILMNRTPIWREPDRIG, encoded by the coding sequence ATGACTGAAGATCAGCGATTCGCTTTCGATGTGCAGGGTTTTCTGCATCTACGCGGGGCGCTGACGCCGGAAGAGCTTGCTGAATACATGAGGTGGATAGAAGAGGTGGAGAAGACGGATGTACGGCGGCTGAATGCGGACGAACCAAGTAGGATGCAGCACCAGTTAAACCGACCGGTATCACGGGTGATTGATGCCGACCCGCGGTTTGCTCGGTTTCTAGACCACGAAGCGGTCGAGCCGTTGCTGGTTGAGATCCTTGGGGAAGACTATAAGCATATTGACAACGAGCTGTACTACACCTATCCGGGATATCCGGGTGGGGAATGGCATCGTGGGGTACGTGCGCATCCTACCGGGCATGTGATAAACGGGAGGTTTCTATGTCCGATGGTGAAGGTATTCTATTGCATAAGCGATGTCGGGCCGAACGAGGGGGAGTTCGTAGTTATTCCAGGTTCTCACCGTGCGCAATTCGACCTTGATACGCGCGGCAGGGTTGACTTACCAGCACAGTATATTTTCAACGACGTGTGTGCCGGGGACATCATTCTATTCAACGAGGCTCTGTTGCACAACGGGCGCCCGAACCCCTCGCAGAAAACGAGAAAGACCATTATTATGAATTTTGGCCGCGAGGATGCTGGCCCGTGGCCAGGCTATGCTCCAAAGCCGGAGACGCTCGAAAAGGTGACGCCGCGGCAGCGTCGCATTTTAATGAATCGGACACCGATTTGGCGCGAGCCGGATCGAATAGGATAG
- the atpG gene encoding ATP synthase F1 subunit gamma gives MATIRQVRARIRAAKNIQQITKAMKMVAAARFKRAQDRVQAARPYAQIMRDMMVRLASSAGELLDHPLLQQRELQNIGFLIITSDRGLAGSYNSAMLRRATELLRPYDRSQIKLYLVGRKGIQFFRRRGYQIAAEFSIPGTGATFADAQDIARVVRDAFLNGEIDRLYLLYTRFYTAITTRPTDLQLLPIQPPEKREESAETPQYYDDYIFEPSATEILSALLPRYIDGQIYQCLLESTASEHGARMTAMSAATDNAGKMIQTLTLQLNRARQANITREISEIVGGAEALKG, from the coding sequence ATGGCAACCATTCGACAAGTCCGTGCCCGTATTCGGGCTGCAAAAAATATCCAACAGATCACCAAAGCCATGAAAATGGTGGCAGCCGCCCGATTCAAGAGGGCGCAAGACCGAGTGCAGGCTGCTCGTCCTTACGCACAGATTATGCGCGACATGATGGTGCGACTTGCTAGCTCCGCAGGAGAACTGCTTGATCACCCCCTCCTGCAACAGCGGGAGCTGCAGAATATCGGCTTTCTTATTATCACCTCCGATAGGGGTTTGGCCGGCTCCTATAACTCCGCCATGCTGCGCCGCGCCACTGAACTGCTTCGTCCCTACGACCGCTCTCAGATCAAACTCTACCTCGTGGGTCGCAAGGGCATCCAGTTCTTTCGTCGCCGAGGCTATCAGATCGCCGCGGAGTTCAGCATTCCCGGAACCGGTGCGACCTTTGCCGATGCACAGGATATCGCTCGTGTCGTACGTGACGCCTTCCTTAACGGCGAGATCGATCGACTCTACCTTCTTTATACACGCTTCTACACCGCTATCACTACTCGACCGACCGATCTTCAACTTCTTCCCATTCAACCACCGGAGAAGCGTGAGGAGAGCGCCGAGACACCGCAGTACTATGATGACTATATCTTTGAGCCATCCGCCACCGAGATCCTGAGCGCGCTTCTACCACGTTACATAGATGGTCAAATCTATCAATGCCTCCTTGAATCGACAGCGAGCGAGCATGGTGCCCGCATGACGGCGATGAGCGCCGCCACCGATAATGCAGGAAAAATGATTCAAACGCTTACACTGCAACTCAACCGTGCACGACAAGCCAACATCACCCGCGAAATATCCGAGATCGTTGGCGGCGCAGAGGCCCTAAAAGGATAA
- the dapF gene encoding diaminopimelate epimerase, with protein sequence MAEKIAFTKMHGVGNDFVIVDGRDSNDHDWSALAVEMCDRHMGIGADGLIILERTLFADLMMRMYNPDGTPDVCGNGLRCVARYAVEEGIVNKDILYIGTLAGVRRAQLHRDESGQIVAITVSMGQPQFEPASIPMHVAQEPVIDFPLEVMPGETLLITALSTGTTHAVTFVPELPDDERFLAISPLVERHPLFPERTSLMWCVLEAPNVLSMRIWERGAGETWGCGTGACAAAVAAVLKNCASPNVPITVRSKGGELIVRWRPGAEIEMTGPAERVYRGFYPLCQ encoded by the coding sequence GTGGCCGAAAAGATCGCCTTTACAAAGATGCATGGCGTTGGAAACGATTTCGTGATCGTAGATGGGAGGGATTCGAACGATCACGACTGGTCGGCGCTTGCGGTCGAAATGTGCGATCGGCATATGGGCATTGGTGCGGACGGTCTCATTATTTTGGAACGCACGCTTTTCGCAGATCTGATGATGCGTATGTACAATCCAGACGGCACCCCTGATGTTTGCGGCAACGGTCTACGGTGTGTAGCTCGTTATGCTGTGGAGGAGGGGATAGTAAACAAAGACATACTCTATATCGGCACTTTGGCAGGAGTGCGCCGTGCCCAGTTGCACCGAGATGAGTCAGGGCAGATCGTTGCGATCACAGTGAGCATGGGGCAACCGCAGTTTGAACCGGCCTCCATTCCTATGCACGTAGCTCAGGAGCCTGTGATAGATTTTCCGTTGGAGGTCATGCCAGGTGAGACGCTGCTCATCACAGCACTTTCAACTGGCACAACCCATGCTGTTACATTTGTGCCGGAGCTGCCGGACGATGAGCGCTTTTTGGCTATTAGCCCTCTCGTTGAGAGGCACCCTCTATTTCCAGAGCGTACCTCGCTGATGTGGTGCGTACTGGAAGCACCCAATGTGCTTTCGATGCGCATATGGGAGCGCGGGGCGGGGGAGACCTGGGGATGTGGAACGGGTGCTTGTGCGGCAGCGGTAGCGGCAGTTCTCAAGAACTGCGCGTCTCCTAATGTTCCGATAACTGTTCGCAGCAAAGGAGGGGAGCTGATCGTTCGTTGGCGTCCTGGTGCTGAGATCGAGATGACGGGCCCTGCAGAGCGAGTGTATCGCGGCTTTTATCCTCTTTGCCAATAA
- a CDS encoding DUF7144 family membrane protein: MELHVKILGWLYVLLNAVFAILGVITILGGLAADVGSSVQHHSAGGLLASGIGSVIGIFLLIVGLPGLILGYGLLTRRRWSRILGIVLSILELFNFPLGTILGIYGLYVLLNQETVALLNN, encoded by the coding sequence ATGGAACTACACGTAAAAATTCTAGGTTGGCTCTATGTCCTGCTTAACGCAGTATTCGCCATCTTAGGCGTAATAACTATTCTAGGAGGCCTAGCGGCCGACGTAGGAAGTAGCGTACAACATCATTCAGCTGGCGGACTTTTGGCGAGCGGCATTGGGTCAGTGATTGGGATATTCCTTCTCATTGTAGGCTTGCCAGGCCTTATCTTGGGCTATGGCCTGCTTACTCGAAGACGTTGGAGCCGAATATTGGGCATCGTGCTCTCGATCTTAGAGCTATTCAACTTTCCCTTGGGCACCATTTTAGGCATCTACGGCCTCTACGTTCTATTGAATCAGGAGACAGTCGCCCTATTAAACAATTGA